One window of Cardiocondyla obscurior isolate alpha-2009 linkage group LG20, Cobs3.1, whole genome shotgun sequence genomic DNA carries:
- the LOC139110370 gene encoding serine/threonine-protein kinase dyf-5 isoform X2 codes for MNRYITLNQLGDGTFGSVVLGERIDTGEKVAIKRMKRKYYSWEEAMNLREVKSLKKLSHANVVKLKEVIRENDVLYFVFEYMKENLYQLMKDRDKLFPEPVIRNMVYQVLQGLAFMHKHGFFHRDMKPENLLCMGPELVKIADFGLAREIRSRPPYTDYVSTRWYRAPEVLLHSTTYNSPIDIWAVGCIMAELYTFRPLFPGKSEIDEIFKICSVIGTPDKDDWSEGYQLASAMNFKFPNFTRTSLAVLIPNASQEAVILMEDMLQWNPIKRPTAQQSLRYPYFQIGDPRIINSKKIGVASQRELVMNKINLPPSAPKQFNYSHEDLTVNNLVQSSTPEKMIESQQQSTVLPLLNYNNRKRDSNVSKWDEDDFGDLLGSKIMPENPSMALVPDRVYKENRANWNASYQQSDNLHGNENWSLPTWKESPSKMWNQSNQSNQMKNLRKVSAKQHYLSVARNEDSDINRSKILLNGFIGQATSNKYEDFTESFWRPRNNIENQTRQHYLARNRYITEQSLRLPYPSVYGTQNIRSTNKPMFQPNLFGNVFNTKASSGSHGRTDWAAKYLK; via the exons ATGAATCGATATATAACTTTGAATCAGCTGGGTGATGGAACCTTTGGTTCTGTTGTTCTCGGAGAACGTATTGATACAGGTGAAAAAGTAGCTATAAAGAGAATGAAAAGGAAATATTATTCTTGGGAGGAAGCTATGAATTTACGAGAAGTAAAG TCATTGAAGAAACTTAGTCATGCAAACGTTGTAAAACTTAAAGAAGTTATACGGGAGAATGATGTTCTTTACTTTGTATTTGAATACATGAAGGAAAATCTATATCAATTAATGAAGGACAG AGATAAACTCTTTCCTGAACCGGTGATAAGAAATATGGTGTATCAAGTGTTGCAAGGACTCGCTTTCATGCATAAACATGGGTTTTTTCATCGTGATATGAAACCAGAAAATTTGTTATGTATGGGTCCCGAATTAGTGAAAATTGCTGACTTTGGGTTAGCGAGAGAGATTCGATCGAGACCACCTTATACAGACTATGTATCAACAAGATg GTATCGGGCACCAGAAGTATTATTACATTCCACAACATATAACAGTCCAATTGATATCTGGGCTGTTGGTTGTATAATGGCTGAATTATATACCTTTAGGCCCCTATTTCCTGGCAAAAGTGAGAttgatgaaatatttaaaatatgttctGTAATTGGAACACCCGATAAAGATGATTGGTCGGAAGGATATCAATTGGCCTCAGctatgaattttaaattccCAAACTTTACTCGCACGTCGTTAGCTGTGTTGATACCTAATGCCAGTCAAGAGGCGGTTATACTTATGGAAGATATGTTACAGTGGAATCCAATAAAGAGACCAACGGCACAACAATCGCTTAG GTATCCGTATTTTCAAATTGGCGATCCGCGtattattaatagtaaaaaaattggcgTCGCATCTCAACGAGAACTcgttatgaataaaataaatcttccaCCTTCTGCAcctaaacaatttaattattctcatGAAGATCTCACCGTTAACAATTTAGTTCAATCAAG taCACCGGAAAAAATGATTGAATCACAACAGCAGTCGACAGTCTTGCcgttgttaaattataataatcgcaAACGCGATAGCAATGTTTCTAAATGGGATGAAGATGATTTCGGCGATCTTCTAGG aagCAAAATTATGCCAGAGAATCCAAGCATGGCACTTGTCCCAGATCGTGTGTATAAAGAAAATCGTGCCAATTGGAATGCAAGCTATCAACAGTCTGATAATTTACATGGAAATGAGAATTGGTCTCTACCAACGTGGAAAGAATCGCCATCAAAAATGTGGAATCAATCAAACCAGTCTAATCAGATGAAAAACTTACGTAAGGTTTCAGCGAAACAACATTATCTCAGCGTGGCTCG aAATGAAGATTCCGATATCAACCGGTCCAAAATACTATTAAATGGATTTATTGGACAGGCAACGTCCAATAAATATGAGGACTTTACAGAATCTTTTTGGAGGCctagaaataatattgaaaatcaAACAAGGCAACATTATCTCGCGCGAAATCGTTACATCACGGAACAAAGCTTAAGATTACCTTACCCCAGCGTGTACGGTACCCAAAATATCA GAAGCACCAATAAGCCAATGTTTCAACCAAATTTGTTTGGAAATGTTTTCAATACAAAAGCCAGCAGTGGGTCTCATGGCCGAACAGATTGGGCAGCGAAGTATCTCAAATGA
- the LOC139110370 gene encoding serine/threonine-protein kinase dyf-5 isoform X1, which translates to MNRYITLNQLGDGTFGSVVLGERIDTGEKVAIKRMKRKYYSWEEAMNLREVKSLKKLSHANVVKLKEVIRENDVLYFVFEYMKENLYQLMKDRDKLFPEPVIRNMVYQVLQGLAFMHKHGFFHRDMKPENLLCMGPELVKIADFGLAREIRSRPPYTDYVSTRWYRAPEVLLHSTTYNSPIDIWAVGCIMAELYTFRPLFPGKSEIDEIFKICSVIGTPDKDDWSEGYQLASAMNFKFPNFTRTSLAVLIPNASQEAVILMEDMLQWNPIKRPTAQQSLRYPYFQIGDPRIINSKKIGVASQRELVMNKINLPPSAPKQFNYSHEDLTVNNLVQSSTPEKMIESQQQSTVLPLLNYNNRKRDSNVSKWDEDDFGDLLGSKIMPENPSMALVPDRVYKENRANWNASYQQSDNLHGNENWSLPTWKESPSKMWNQSNQSNQMKNLRKVSAKQHYLSVARYVAGQSTNLPSRNEDSDINRSKILLNGFIGQATSNKYEDFTESFWRPRNNIENQTRQHYLARNRYITEQSLRLPYPSVYGTQNIRSTNKPMFQPNLFGNVFNTKASSGSHGRTDWAAKYLK; encoded by the exons ATGAATCGATATATAACTTTGAATCAGCTGGGTGATGGAACCTTTGGTTCTGTTGTTCTCGGAGAACGTATTGATACAGGTGAAAAAGTAGCTATAAAGAGAATGAAAAGGAAATATTATTCTTGGGAGGAAGCTATGAATTTACGAGAAGTAAAG TCATTGAAGAAACTTAGTCATGCAAACGTTGTAAAACTTAAAGAAGTTATACGGGAGAATGATGTTCTTTACTTTGTATTTGAATACATGAAGGAAAATCTATATCAATTAATGAAGGACAG AGATAAACTCTTTCCTGAACCGGTGATAAGAAATATGGTGTATCAAGTGTTGCAAGGACTCGCTTTCATGCATAAACATGGGTTTTTTCATCGTGATATGAAACCAGAAAATTTGTTATGTATGGGTCCCGAATTAGTGAAAATTGCTGACTTTGGGTTAGCGAGAGAGATTCGATCGAGACCACCTTATACAGACTATGTATCAACAAGATg GTATCGGGCACCAGAAGTATTATTACATTCCACAACATATAACAGTCCAATTGATATCTGGGCTGTTGGTTGTATAATGGCTGAATTATATACCTTTAGGCCCCTATTTCCTGGCAAAAGTGAGAttgatgaaatatttaaaatatgttctGTAATTGGAACACCCGATAAAGATGATTGGTCGGAAGGATATCAATTGGCCTCAGctatgaattttaaattccCAAACTTTACTCGCACGTCGTTAGCTGTGTTGATACCTAATGCCAGTCAAGAGGCGGTTATACTTATGGAAGATATGTTACAGTGGAATCCAATAAAGAGACCAACGGCACAACAATCGCTTAG GTATCCGTATTTTCAAATTGGCGATCCGCGtattattaatagtaaaaaaattggcgTCGCATCTCAACGAGAACTcgttatgaataaaataaatcttccaCCTTCTGCAcctaaacaatttaattattctcatGAAGATCTCACCGTTAACAATTTAGTTCAATCAAG taCACCGGAAAAAATGATTGAATCACAACAGCAGTCGACAGTCTTGCcgttgttaaattataataatcgcaAACGCGATAGCAATGTTTCTAAATGGGATGAAGATGATTTCGGCGATCTTCTAGG aagCAAAATTATGCCAGAGAATCCAAGCATGGCACTTGTCCCAGATCGTGTGTATAAAGAAAATCGTGCCAATTGGAATGCAAGCTATCAACAGTCTGATAATTTACATGGAAATGAGAATTGGTCTCTACCAACGTGGAAAGAATCGCCATCAAAAATGTGGAATCAATCAAACCAGTCTAATCAGATGAAAAACTTACGTAAGGTTTCAGCGAAACAACATTATCTCAGCGTGGCTCGGTATGTTGCAGGCCAGAGCACAAATTTACCATCCAG aAATGAAGATTCCGATATCAACCGGTCCAAAATACTATTAAATGGATTTATTGGACAGGCAACGTCCAATAAATATGAGGACTTTACAGAATCTTTTTGGAGGCctagaaataatattgaaaatcaAACAAGGCAACATTATCTCGCGCGAAATCGTTACATCACGGAACAAAGCTTAAGATTACCTTACCCCAGCGTGTACGGTACCCAAAATATCA GAAGCACCAATAAGCCAATGTTTCAACCAAATTTGTTTGGAAATGTTTTCAATACAAAAGCCAGCAGTGGGTCTCATGGCCGAACAGATTGGGCAGCGAAGTATCTCAAATGA
- the Beta-man gene encoding beta-mannosidase isoform X2, which produces MVLIFHGIDTFANIFLNDHKIGEASNMFIRYIFDVTNFIKKGQNRLKVIFRSAVKVADDLYNEQKKNYIIPPVCVPKEYNGQCHINHIRKMQSSFSWDWGPAFPSIGIWKDVELIFVNDILINDITTDIRKDDDAWNVLVTLFLEVTQSQDERFMRINSHITSTLHISKNKFISNASEIVFDANEKYITVNISLNVPEDAVENWWPNGYGEQPLYYLIATVTTTNDILHKWIRVAFRTVELVEEPLEKGLSFYFRINGIPIFAKGSNFIPASVFPELGAKEDTIRHLLLSVKETHMNMLRVWGGGVYESKLFYDLADEYGIMIWQDFMFACAMYPTSDSFLRNVKEEVLQNVIYLKNHPSIVLWAGNNENEAALYGNWYGTGSAQVYKEDYMKLYLNLLKTEVEKLDPTRPFVVSSPGNGAFEKTYNYTGENPYSNLYGDVHYYNYIRNGWDITQYPRTRFCSEYGFQSWPSIYTIATAIESAKDLHMNSDFVKHRQHQPFGNQYMLLLILHNFKIPQSNDSIRDFENYIYLSQINQAVSMKIQTEAYRQAKSEVNSVGEGMTMGALYWQLNDVWQAPSWSSIDIDGRWKMLHYYAKDFFAPIIVTSYLSASKELSIHVVSDRLYNLTNCTIKLHIYKWEFMKPIFELFYDNITLESNTAMKVTSFWLDTFLVQVGCGSLDSAKRSCIVTLSLTDETGLLIAPINYVYPDTLKNVDIPEANVTVKIEKNHLPGKLSNYADFEIVLSTDKIVLFVWLEVSSIRGHFSENGFHMFAKEKKIFFYSYEAITDELLRSNIKLTHMSNIYNARNTF; this is translated from the exons ATGGTCTTAATTTTTCACGGGATTGATACGTTTgccaatatttttttgaatgaCCACAAAATTGGAGAAGCTTCAAATATGTTTATACGGTATATTTTTGACGTGACAAATTTTATCAAG AAAGGTCAAAATCGATTGAAAGTCATATTTCGTTCAGCTGTTAAAGTGGCTGATGATTTATataatgaacaaaaaaaaaattacattataccACCAGTATGTGTACCTAAGGAATATAACGGACAATGTCACATAAATCATATTCGTAAGATGCAATCCAGTTTTTCATGGGATTGGGGGCCCGCTTTTCCTTCAATTGGCATTTG gaaagacgttgaattaattttcgtaaatgATATATTAATCAATGATATTACGACTGATATACGCAAAGATGATGATGCTTGGAATGTCTTAGTTACACTATTTCTCGAAGTCACACAGAGCCAGGATGAAAGATTCATGAGAATTAATAGTCATATAACGTCAACATTgcatatttcaaaaaataaatttattagcaaTGCCAGCGAGATTGTATTTGATGCAAATGAGAAATACATAACTGTTAACATTTCGCTCAACGTACCTGAA GATGCTGTTGAAAACTGGTGGCCAAATGGTTATGGTGAACAGCCCTTGTACTACTTGATTGCCACTGTGACAACAACGAATGATATACTACACAAATGGATTCGTGTAGCATTCAGAACGGTAGAATTGGTAGAAGAACCTCTGGAAAAAGGATTGAGCTTCTATTTTCGCATAAACGGTATACCAATTTTTGCCAAAGGCAGCAACTTTATTCCAGCTAGTGTATTCCCTGAATTAGGTGCAAAAGAAGACACCATTAGACATTTGTTGTTATCTGTCAAAGAGACGCATATGAATATGTTGAGAGTATGGGGTGGCGGTGTCTAcgaatcgaaattattttacgatttagcCGACGAATATGGGATTATGATTTGGCAAGATTTCATGTTTGCTTGTGCCATGTATCCTACGAGTGACTCGTTCTTGAGAAATGTAAAAGAGGAAGTAttacaaaatgttatatatttaaaaaatcaccCAAGTATTGTGCTGTGGGCTGGCAACAATGAAAATGAGGCGGCACTTTATGGAAATTGGTACGGGACTGGTTCAGCTCAAGTATATAAAGAAGATTACATGAAACTTTACTTGAATCTATTAAAAACGGAAGTAGAGAAACTAGATCCTACAAGACCCTTTGTCGTATCTAGTCCGGGCAATGGAGCATTTgaaaaaacatataattatacagGAGAAAATCCTTACTCAAATCTTTACGGCGAtg tTCATTATTATAACTACATCAGAAATGGATGGGACATTACTCAATATCCACGAACAAGATTTTGTTCTGAATATGGATTCCAATCTTGGCCGTCTATATATACGATCGCGACTGCCATAGAAAGTGCAAAAGATCTTCATATGAACAGCGATTTCGTAAAACACAGACAACATCAACCATTCGGCAATCAATATATGTTGCTGttaattttacacaatttCAAAATACCACAAAGTAATGATAGTATTCGAGACTTTGAGAACTATATATATCTCAGTCAGATTAATCAAGCTGTTTCTATGAAAATACAAACGGAAGCATATAGGCAAGCCAAATCAGAAGTAAATTCTGTAGGTGAGGGTATGACAATGGGAGCTTTATATTGGCAACTAAATGATGTCTGGCAAGCTCCATCATGGTCTTCTATAG atATTGATGGTCGCTGGAAAATGCTGCATTATTATGCCAAAGATTTCTTTGCACCCATTATTGTTACATCATATTTGTCCGCTTCCAAAGAACTATCGATACACGTGGTATCTGATCgattgtataatttaacaaattgtacaattaaacTTCATATTTACAAATGGGAATTTATGAAACCTATATTTGAACTATTCTACGATAATATCACATTA GAATCTAATACAGCCATGAAAGTTACATCCTTTTGGTTAGATACATTTCTGGTTCAAGTAGGCTGTGGATCATTAGACTCTGCTAAAAGATCTTGTATAGTCACTTTATCTCTCACAGATGAAACTGGACTTTTAATTGCGccaattaattatgtatatcctgatacgttaaaaaatgtagATATTCCAGAAGCAAATGTTACT gtGAAGATAGAAAAGAACCATTTACCCGGGAAACTTTCAAACTATGCAGATTTTGAAATTGTATTATCTACAGATAAAATAGTGTTATTTGTATGGTTAGAAGTTAGTAGTATACGTGGTCATTTTTCAGAAAATGGCTTTCATAtgtttgcaaaagaaaaaaaaatttttttttattcctatgAAGCAATTACAGATGAATTATTAAgaagtaatataaaacttacGCATATGTCAAACATTTACAATGCACGTAACACTTTTTAG
- the Beta-man gene encoding beta-mannosidase isoform X1, translating to MLSKIKVLILVLWISFSISVCSQVITLNGIWRGTIHVLDINFNATVPGGIFTDLQKNNIIKNNLYGKNDVNNRWVGNQSVTYTKHFNVDNKFVKARKMVLIFHGIDTFANIFLNDHKIGEASNMFIRYIFDVTNFIKKGQNRLKVIFRSAVKVADDLYNEQKKNYIIPPVCVPKEYNGQCHINHIRKMQSSFSWDWGPAFPSIGIWKDVELIFVNDILINDITTDIRKDDDAWNVLVTLFLEVTQSQDERFMRINSHITSTLHISKNKFISNASEIVFDANEKYITVNISLNVPEDAVENWWPNGYGEQPLYYLIATVTTTNDILHKWIRVAFRTVELVEEPLEKGLSFYFRINGIPIFAKGSNFIPASVFPELGAKEDTIRHLLLSVKETHMNMLRVWGGGVYESKLFYDLADEYGIMIWQDFMFACAMYPTSDSFLRNVKEEVLQNVIYLKNHPSIVLWAGNNENEAALYGNWYGTGSAQVYKEDYMKLYLNLLKTEVEKLDPTRPFVVSSPGNGAFEKTYNYTGENPYSNLYGDVHYYNYIRNGWDITQYPRTRFCSEYGFQSWPSIYTIATAIESAKDLHMNSDFVKHRQHQPFGNQYMLLLILHNFKIPQSNDSIRDFENYIYLSQINQAVSMKIQTEAYRQAKSEVNSVGEGMTMGALYWQLNDVWQAPSWSSIDIDGRWKMLHYYAKDFFAPIIVTSYLSASKELSIHVVSDRLYNLTNCTIKLHIYKWEFMKPIFELFYDNITLESNTAMKVTSFWLDTFLVQVGCGSLDSAKRSCIVTLSLTDETGLLIAPINYVYPDTLKNVDIPEANVTVKIEKNHLPGKLSNYADFEIVLSTDKIVLFVWLEVSSIRGHFSENGFHMFAKEKKIFFYSYEAITDELLRSNIKLTHMSNIYNARNTF from the exons AtgttatctaaaataaaagtctTAATTTTGGTGTTGTGGATTTCATTCTCAATCAGTGTATGTAGTCAAGTTATAACTTTAAACGGTATATGGAGAGGCACCATTCATGTTTTGg atattaatttcaacgcaACTGTTCCTGGTGGAATTTTTacagatttacaaaaaaataatataataaagaataatctGTATGGAAAAAACGATGTTAACAATCGTTGGGTCGGAAATCAATCCGTGACTTACACTAAACATTTTAATG TGGacaataaatttgtaaagGCTCGTAAAATGGTCTTAATTTTTCACGGGATTGATACGTTTgccaatatttttttgaatgaCCACAAAATTGGAGAAGCTTCAAATATGTTTATACGGTATATTTTTGACGTGACAAATTTTATCAAG AAAGGTCAAAATCGATTGAAAGTCATATTTCGTTCAGCTGTTAAAGTGGCTGATGATTTATataatgaacaaaaaaaaaattacattataccACCAGTATGTGTACCTAAGGAATATAACGGACAATGTCACATAAATCATATTCGTAAGATGCAATCCAGTTTTTCATGGGATTGGGGGCCCGCTTTTCCTTCAATTGGCATTTG gaaagacgttgaattaattttcgtaaatgATATATTAATCAATGATATTACGACTGATATACGCAAAGATGATGATGCTTGGAATGTCTTAGTTACACTATTTCTCGAAGTCACACAGAGCCAGGATGAAAGATTCATGAGAATTAATAGTCATATAACGTCAACATTgcatatttcaaaaaataaatttattagcaaTGCCAGCGAGATTGTATTTGATGCAAATGAGAAATACATAACTGTTAACATTTCGCTCAACGTACCTGAA GATGCTGTTGAAAACTGGTGGCCAAATGGTTATGGTGAACAGCCCTTGTACTACTTGATTGCCACTGTGACAACAACGAATGATATACTACACAAATGGATTCGTGTAGCATTCAGAACGGTAGAATTGGTAGAAGAACCTCTGGAAAAAGGATTGAGCTTCTATTTTCGCATAAACGGTATACCAATTTTTGCCAAAGGCAGCAACTTTATTCCAGCTAGTGTATTCCCTGAATTAGGTGCAAAAGAAGACACCATTAGACATTTGTTGTTATCTGTCAAAGAGACGCATATGAATATGTTGAGAGTATGGGGTGGCGGTGTCTAcgaatcgaaattattttacgatttagcCGACGAATATGGGATTATGATTTGGCAAGATTTCATGTTTGCTTGTGCCATGTATCCTACGAGTGACTCGTTCTTGAGAAATGTAAAAGAGGAAGTAttacaaaatgttatatatttaaaaaatcaccCAAGTATTGTGCTGTGGGCTGGCAACAATGAAAATGAGGCGGCACTTTATGGAAATTGGTACGGGACTGGTTCAGCTCAAGTATATAAAGAAGATTACATGAAACTTTACTTGAATCTATTAAAAACGGAAGTAGAGAAACTAGATCCTACAAGACCCTTTGTCGTATCTAGTCCGGGCAATGGAGCATTTgaaaaaacatataattatacagGAGAAAATCCTTACTCAAATCTTTACGGCGAtg tTCATTATTATAACTACATCAGAAATGGATGGGACATTACTCAATATCCACGAACAAGATTTTGTTCTGAATATGGATTCCAATCTTGGCCGTCTATATATACGATCGCGACTGCCATAGAAAGTGCAAAAGATCTTCATATGAACAGCGATTTCGTAAAACACAGACAACATCAACCATTCGGCAATCAATATATGTTGCTGttaattttacacaatttCAAAATACCACAAAGTAATGATAGTATTCGAGACTTTGAGAACTATATATATCTCAGTCAGATTAATCAAGCTGTTTCTATGAAAATACAAACGGAAGCATATAGGCAAGCCAAATCAGAAGTAAATTCTGTAGGTGAGGGTATGACAATGGGAGCTTTATATTGGCAACTAAATGATGTCTGGCAAGCTCCATCATGGTCTTCTATAG atATTGATGGTCGCTGGAAAATGCTGCATTATTATGCCAAAGATTTCTTTGCACCCATTATTGTTACATCATATTTGTCCGCTTCCAAAGAACTATCGATACACGTGGTATCTGATCgattgtataatttaacaaattgtacaattaaacTTCATATTTACAAATGGGAATTTATGAAACCTATATTTGAACTATTCTACGATAATATCACATTA GAATCTAATACAGCCATGAAAGTTACATCCTTTTGGTTAGATACATTTCTGGTTCAAGTAGGCTGTGGATCATTAGACTCTGCTAAAAGATCTTGTATAGTCACTTTATCTCTCACAGATGAAACTGGACTTTTAATTGCGccaattaattatgtatatcctgatacgttaaaaaatgtagATATTCCAGAAGCAAATGTTACT gtGAAGATAGAAAAGAACCATTTACCCGGGAAACTTTCAAACTATGCAGATTTTGAAATTGTATTATCTACAGATAAAATAGTGTTATTTGTATGGTTAGAAGTTAGTAGTATACGTGGTCATTTTTCAGAAAATGGCTTTCATAtgtttgcaaaagaaaaaaaaatttttttttattcctatgAAGCAATTACAGATGAATTATTAAgaagtaatataaaacttacGCATATGTCAAACATTTACAATGCACGTAACACTTTTTAG